In the genome of Peromyscus eremicus chromosome 1, PerEre_H2_v1, whole genome shotgun sequence, the window GTCAGATTCCTACAGCAGAGTGAGGCCCCAAGTCGGGTTCTAGATTTTCATGAAATGcaggaaaagagaacaaaagatcagagaaaggaCGAGCTGTGAGGCTGAATAAAGCAAGCCTTCCAAGGCTTTATAAATATGAGAGACATTAAAGTCTGCACCGTGCGGGAgagggtggttcagtgggtagcaCTTGTCTGAGGagcatgaggactagagtttgcattcccagggcccacataaaagctgggcaggtgTGGTAGCTGCCTCTAACCCCAGTGCCCAGGGAGCAAGGACAGAGAGCCAGCAGGAGCAGGCAAGCTGCAGCTTCAGAGAGAACTGCCTCAGTAAACAGAAGTGCGAGCGACCGAGGAAGATACCCATGCTGGTTAGTTGTTGTCAACTGTACACAAACTAGAGCCAGGAAACAGTGCTCCACTGTAGTCTCTGTTTCAGTGACGGCCTCTAGGTTCTCGCCTTGGTTTCCTTTGGTGACAGACTGTAACCTCTAAGCCTGGTAAACCCTTTCCCCTACAACTGGTTaaagtatttatcacagcaacagagaaacaaagtaggacaacagccaacatcaaccaaGAGGCTTCTGTACCTCCACACACTAGCAagcatgaacatacacatgtcatagggtcactattgctgtgatgaaacatcatgaccaaaagcaagttggggaggaaagggtttatttgacttacacttataatcatagtccatcactgaaggaagtcaggacaggaactcaaacaagacgGGGACCTGgatgcaggagatgatgcagaggccatggaggggtgctgcttaccggcttgctcatcatggcttgctagCACCACCAGGtgagggatggcaccatccacaatgggctgtgccctcccccatcaaccactaattaagaaaatgccctacagccagatatttttaatttgtgtgtgtgtttgtatgtgtatgtataaattttCTTTACAACCCAATCAAATttgccctctctcccctcttccaagTTCCTATACCCTCCTCTCCGACCatccactcctccactgtttctcttcagatacaggtgggcctcccatggatatcagccagctaCGGTATGTCAAGTTGCAGCGAgattaggcacctcctcttctattatgGCTGGATTCCAAAGCAGGCAACACagtcagagacagaccctgctgtcactgttaggagtttcacatgaagaccaagttacacaacctcCAGCAGGATcttttggagacattttctccattgagatttcctcctctctgatgactctagcttgtgtcaaattgacatcaaaccagccagcacagtacTCTCCCACACACCATActcatataaaacatttttaaacagtctggtgtggtggcacatgcttgtaatcccagaacttgggagcctgaggcaggaggatctcttgtgttcaagactagcttgagtaacattgtgagaccctgtctcaacaaccacCAATTCTTAGCATGTGACAAGTAGAACATGTGGACAGAGAAGTCTGTTCACCAGTATGGAAAGGCCAGGTCATCTATTTCTTAGCTGTGCAGTATGAGAAAAGCATTCAGAGTTCCTATCTAAGGAGGAAAGTGCTCAGACTCCTGAGGAGTGTGTAGGTTGTACAGCCAGAATAGGCTTAGAAGGACAGTGGCTTTTTCCCCAGAACAGGGATGTCAAAGGCCACACAAACAGGCTGCATCTTGGTGTTGATGCTGTGTCTGTATCCCCAGACACAGTTTTCCCTGTGATATTTCTCTGGACTCAATGTAAGTCAAGCAgaggtgtgctggctggttttgtgtcaactggacacaagagggtcattggagaagagggagcctcaattaaaaatgtgtctataagatctggctgtaggcattttcttagtgattgatgggggagggcccagccattgtgggtggtgccatccctgggatggtggtcctgagttctatgagGAAGCCAGCTGAACAAGCCACGAGgtgcaaaccagtaagcagcacctctccatgacctctgcatcagcttctgacACAAGGTTCccgctctgtttgagttcctgccctgacttgcttcagtgatgtggaagtgtaagccaaacaaactgttccttctctaagttgctttggccatagtATTTTCTCACAGAAATAGTGACCTAAGACGAGAGGAAACTACTTGGGAATATTTCTTAGGATGGAGAAGTTGTGCAATACTGGATTTGTCTCGGTGCTGCTGAGGAGTGAGCAAGATCAGGTGATAGCTGCAAGGGCAAGTCCTCCTATGGTTGTGTACCTGGTCCCCAGAGACAGGGAGCACAAGGCTGTGGTATGAGAACAGGTGACTGGACGTGGTTGACAGGGAGTAAGGGCCTGGACATCGAAAGGCCTGCAAATAACAACATACCCATAGCACAGGAGCCCAGAGAAGGGATCATGCCAGATTCTGTGAGAGTGTTGTCTGCCCTGTGTGAACCCAGAAATGTCCTTCAATGACAGATACTCAGGCTCAGCTCCAGTTCCATGTTAGTGTTTATTACCCTCTTTTCAAGCAAGTAGTTACTACTCCAAGAATAACACAGTTTTGAAACTCTTGGTCCATACTCATGTGAGATAACTATTGTGTGTTCCCAAGCAACTCCAGTGTTCATGGGAATGAAGAACCCCAGACCCTGTTTTCAAGGCCCACATCACAGCCTCCTGAGGCAGTAAGAAGGATGCTCAGTATTTGTCAGGCAGTCCTTTAGGTCTGTAGTGATCGGGGTCATTGCCACTGCGGCCCCATCTGTTTGCTTCCTGGTCAGCCATAGAGTCCTCGTGTCCACGGCCTATGAAACTCTGAATGCCTTCTCTTGCATTACTaggagaagcagagatggaggAGATCTATCACCAAGCTTCATGGCCACAGTAGACACCCCCAGTTCTCTCATTTGCATGGTATGGATTTAGGAGGAACCCAGGAAGGCCAGGCAGGAGGTCAGCCCAGACTGGTCACCCCACACTAGTTGAACACCAGAAACACTGGTGATGATGAGAGTCATTCCCTGTCTACATTTGGGAGCAGGCTCACATAGCATGGCTGTGTGCTGACTGCCCAAACCCAGGGTCTACACTGGGCGTAGATGGAGCCGGTACCGGGATAAGGAAGAGTAGGAGGGATCTAAGATTAGCATGACACTCTCCAGAACTAATCTTTTACTACTTCCCCCAGAAGTGTCAAGCCCTGCTACCCAGGTCCAGTCTTCCAATCAATCTATGTTTACCTGATGATTTCAGCAGCCCAGGCTCCTCCTGGTCCCCTTTGGGCTGCATCATAATTCCCTCTAGCATGGAAGTATTTGTCTGAGTTTTTCCAGTTGGCCTCCTTCATGTCAGAGTAAGCCCGCCACATATCCCCAGCCCCTAGATGGGAAAGACAGCAGGAACATGAACCTTAAAGCTCTGCCCATGCCTTAGAGAGGATGAAAGGGATGAAAAGAACTCATGGTTTGAGCCTGTGGTCAGAGCAGCTGAGAGCGTGAATGGAAGATCATCTCCTGATCCTCACTGTCGTCTCCTAGTAACTCAGGAGGGCCATTATGGGACCCAGCTGCCCTGTGTTCACCTTTCTTCCACAGTGCTGCTGTGAGCTGCCCCTCACCTGGGTGGGAAGCAGCCAATGAGGCAGCACAGTGTCATTACATAGCAGAGTGTGTCAGCTTCAGTATCGTGGAAGTGTTTGCTACAGAGTCGTCAGCTTCTGCCACTGGACCTCAAAGCACATTTCCTTAGTAGTGCAACCTAGTGTCTCTACAGCCATTGAAAATGCCCTGTGAGCACGCCACCTCCAAGCAAGGGCCAGTGTTTCTGGAGGCAGCTACCCTCAGCTAGGAAGTCCCATCCTGAGGTGACTTAGTATACAGAAGGCAGAGGGGGGCTGCACCCAGGGAGCATCGACTCTGATCCCTAAGATTTCTGTCCTGACAGAGAGCATGTGCACCACAGTGACACTGTCATCTCTGCCCTTGGACTAGACTGCACAGGTTCTGTGCTGTCTTGAGGGAGCTTTGAAGCAATGATCTCAGCTGTGGCTGCAGGTTCTGATCCTCTGAGGAGACACTGAGAGTCACCATGCCAGGCCACACCCAAGGCCAATCTTGAGTCTCTAGGTGCAGGGGGATGACTGGTCCAGACCTGGGTGGTGTTACAACTCTCTAGGTGATGCCACTGGTACCTTATATTGGTCACAAATGAATGTAGAAAGTGTCCGGCAGACTGACAGACAGGATTGTCCTCAAGCATAGCTAGGTTGTGATCTCTGCTCTGCCCCCTGCTGTAGGCAGTGCATTTCAGGAAGTCTTGCCAGAGTCCCTGGTCCATCCTGACAAGCAGGACAGTGAGTCCAACTCTTCTGAATGCTCGGGTGTTGTATAACAGGTGGTGTTAA includes:
- the LOC131922698 gene encoding serum amyloid A-5 protein-like; translation: MKLLTGLIFCSLVLGVSSQGWFSFLSEAYHGAGDMWRAYSDMKEANWKNSDKYFHARGNYDAAQRGPGGAWAAEIISNAREGIQSFIGRGHEDSMADQEANRWGRSGNDPDHYRPKGLPDKY